One window from the genome of Clupea harengus chromosome 19, Ch_v2.0.2, whole genome shotgun sequence encodes:
- the znf865 gene encoding zinc finger protein 865, producing the protein MFQFGKYPMDILEMLSGHQAHQFKGLGLERQLQHQQQVQLQQQLQQQQQQQSEASVLSGLGLGSLQSSRSNAFADSSSIFAKMSAPPPPLPQQTQSSSQSSRKSSKMSSSSGSGSSSSGYPQFLRPFHPAEAALAQEQLHSGMGRFDFGGGGSGGSSGVIGGVVTSAPPPPPLHPGLSVPQSPGPSSSSPSPSSSTSTSNNPPSSSSTVASLGQPLVGSQSDARSLHQQFSCMLAANQYYLSGVPANASLEQFLVQQGTHNHLGLGLGQGAGDSNSGLAPPPALHPSHSHGHPTPQPPQQQQQLPPHALSHPHSHGHPHHPLHPAPQPSPLGGFDFQGIPVLSSNQLASLMQQEAGLPLPLPLHLSVPKDEGKGESGSGAGGSGGSGSRRKKAMAGYLPQRKTDGSSSSSGSSSNPGCHSSSAGHGHDTASGLVGGAGGVGLRGLAGDPSSILSSTPSSSSSSTVSSSSSSAPSSSSASVLVTNVSQLPKQPDNQPPMAPAPTQPEPEPLYHCGECGKSFTHLPSLRRHIRTHGGDGEGARSGSSSNLNANHHQADTSLPHSTQDGISQNAHHRDQNQSNPDPTSSSCPSPERTYCCSDCGKGFKKRGHLLQHGVIHSGARPFACGICERSFNRRESLTRHEKIHEEKPFRCPACGRCFRESTSLLNHAASGTCGKPSRRSRSSDGNSSVNSADGKSGGSGEYHSRQVGDGSGMSYGKTEERGGAGMSCDGLYQQGRGGTSGVTTKTEGKYGSDYRNRYQTSCRVDDYRRQQGNPSPCYSADGSCSSGMTGPALRKAPLAPTLHPHPQSQQQHHHHQQQQPHLPLSSLLDDSEDEVTSSAMSAIAAAAAASLPAELNNNEGREERRDIIGGLLGGLGFGSMGVSPSGPSSTSEMNKSYRTGGAGSDQCMSGSMMPLSHPAQQPNQQNPNAKPKRPRKPRQKREPRPGEIIVKRRRRHPSGPRSDGERPYLCTVCGRGFSRRETLRRHDRVHTGEKPFHCDVCGKDFREPFHLTKHQTVHSGEKNFKCSLCGKEFGYAQSLKRHTKLHLKGDFRPRKSNTKSNSAQNHGGVISQHGDQKNSGSYYSYPQDNSQGSNAATGNQAPARLYTCEICWKSFRHHFHLTAHHQTVHENGGEKLFCCEVCGKAFAYSNSLTRHRLSQHGLSQPPTNQSSGAGGSASGGAGSSVSESEAATNALLHLSSDSGPHGGQPSHSTHSHTHPLPQPAGYSPLFYVPESGPHTSGSSASSQHHYSPSGHHSTHQQPLGLKAEHVYPGSSSNILSPAPPLIPISSAQQQQQQQQHHHHHHHHQQQQPFQLPPLQSQQRPPQHQGEATHPKKKKKKKFSLNSRGSLMGYMNHENSKKYRLMRRKKRRLQRQLKRKKWILAQILRSRGGTGSGGTWRVGRLKFRGLRSLEIHLKRFPCPLCPSTTFSRHASLLIHHATRHPPRTTGQKARLNCPVCGKRSRRLLSALRHRAFHLNQGCFSCPRCPSRFWNAALLERHRVACRRVGAAATGNWGLKIQMSPKGTVGEAQSERSTVVTEYRH; encoded by the coding sequence ATGTTCCAGTTCGGCAAATACCCAATGGACATTTTAGAAATGCTGAGTGGACACCAGGCTCACCAGTTCAAAGGCCTGGGTTTGGAGAGGCAGttgcagcaccagcagcaggtgcagctgcagcagcagttgcagcagcagcagcagcaacagagtgaggcctctgttctctctggcCTGGGCCTTGGATCTTTGCAGAGTTCCAGGAGTAATGCATTTGCAGATTCTTCTTCCATATTTGCCAAAATGagtgcaccccctccccctttacCCCAGCAGACTCAATCCTCATCACAGAGCTCAAGGAAGTCAAGCAAgatgagcagcagcagtggcagcggGAGCTCTTCGTCTGGATACCCCCAGTTCTTGCGACCCTTCCACCCTGCCGAAGCCGCCTTGGCCCAGGAGCAACTCCACTCGGGGATGGGCCGCTTTGACTTCGGCGGTGGAGGCAGTGGAGGAAGTTCAGGCGTGATCGGAGGAGTTGTGACATCTgcgcccccaccaccacctttaCACCCTGGCCTGTCTGTACCCCAATCCCCTggaccttcctcttcctcaccctcaccctctagtTCAACATCCACCTCCAACAacccccccagcagcagcagcactgtggCCTCATTGGGTCAGCCTCTTGTTGGATCTCAGTCTGATGCTCGAAGTTTACACCAGCAGTTCAGCTGCATGCTTGCTGCCAATCAGTACTATCTCTCTGGAGTGCCAGCAAATGCCAGCTTGGAGCAGTTTCTGGTACAGCAAGGCACCCATAACCATCTGGGATTGGGTTTGGGCCAAGGTGCTGGAGATTCAAATTCAGGCTTAGCGCCCCCCCCAGCTTTGCATCCCTCACACTCTCATGGACATCCCACTCCCCAGCCcccacagcaacaacagcagctgcCACCTCATGCCTTATCACACCCCCACTCCCATGGCCATCCACACCACCCGCTACACCCAGCCCCACAACCCTCACCTCTGGGAGGCTTTGATTTTCAAGGCATTCCAGTGCTCTCTTCCAACCAGTTAGCTTCCCTGATGCAGCAAGAAGCGGGCTTACCTCTTCCTTTGCCACTTCATCTATCTGTCCCCAAGGATgaagggaagggagaaagtGGCTCTGGGgcaggaggaagtggaggtAGTGGCAGCAGGAGAAAGAAGGCTATGGCCGGCTACCTGCCCCAGAGGAAAACGGatggcagcagtagcagtagcggCAGTAGCAGTAACCCTGGCTGCCACAGCAGCTCTGCGGGACATGGTCATGACACTGCCTCTGGCCTGgttggaggagctggaggggtTGGTTTGAGGGGTCTTGCTGGAGACCCCTCATCCATCCTCTCTTCTacaccttcttcctcctcttcttcaactgtctcctcctcctcctcttccgctccATCCTCTAGCTCTGCCTCAGTGTTAGTTACCAATGTCTCACAGCTCCCTAAACAGCCTGACAACCAACCTCCCATGGCTCCAGCTCCCACACAACCAGAACCAGAGCCCTTGTATCACTGTGGGGAGTGTGGCAAGTCTTTCACACACCTTCCTAGCCTTCGCAGACACATACGCACCcatggtggagatggagagggtgcACGTAGTGGCAGTAGCTCCAATCTCAATGCTAACCATCACCAAGCTGATACAAGCCTCCCTCATTCAACTCAGGATGGGATCTCTCAAAATGCTCATCACCGAGACCAGAACCAGTCCAATCCAGACCCAACATCATCGTCCTGCCCAAGCCCAGAGCGGACCTACTGCTGCTCAGACTGCGGAAAGGGCTTTAAGAAAAGGGGCCATCTCCTTCAGCATGGAGTCATCCACTCTGGAGCACGTCCCTTTGCCTGTGGTATCTGTGAGCGGTCTTTTAATCGCCGTGAGTCCCTCACAAGACACGAGAAGATCCATGAGGAGAAGCCGTTCCGCTGTCCAGCATGTGGACGCTGCTTCAGGGAAAGCACTTCTCTGCTCAATCATGCAGCTTCTGGTACCTGTGGCAAACCAAGTAGGCGCTCTAGAAGCAGTGATGGAAACAGCTCTGTGAATTCAGCAGATGGAAAGTCAGGAGGAAGTGGAGAATATCACAGCAGACAGGTAGGAGATGGATCAGGAATGAGCTATGGGAAAACTGAAGAACGTGGTGGAGCTGGAATGTCTTGTGATGGTCTGTACCAGCAAGGAAGAGGTGGAACTTCTGGCGTCACTACTAAAACTGAGGGAAAATACGGCTCAGATTACAGGAATCGTTACCAAACATCATGCAGAGTTGATGACTACCGTCGCCAACAGGGAAATCCATCTCCTTGTTACTCTGCTGATGGGTCTTGCAGCAGTGGAATGACCGGTCCAGCACTCCGGAAAGCTCCCCTGGCGCCCACCTTACACCCTCATCCTCAGAGCCAGCAgcaacaccatcaccaccaacagcagcaacctcaccttcccctctcttcccttctggaTGACTCTGAAGATGAAGTCACCAGCAGTGCCATGTCTGCcatagctgctgctgctgctgcatcgtTACCTGCAGAATTGAACAACAACGAAGGtcgtgaggagagaagagatatCATTGGAGGTTTGCTAGGAGGCCTTGGCTTCGGGTCCATGGGAGTATCCCCTAGCGGCCCATCTTCAACATCTGAAATGAACAAGTCGTACAGAACAGGAGGCGCCGGGAGTGACCAATGCATGAGTGGCTCCATGATGCCCTTATCCCATCCAGCTCAGCAGCCTAACCAGCAGAATCCCAATGCCAAACCCAAACGTCCCAGGAAGCCCAGGCAGAAGAGAGAGCCCCGACCTGGTGAAATTATTGTCAAACGTAGACGGCGCCACCCAAGTGGACCACGTTCTGACGGGGAGAGACCTTACCTGTGCACCGTTTGTGGGCGTGGTTTCAGCAGACGTGAAACCCTCCGTCGCCACGATCGTGTTCACACAGGGGAAAAGCCGTTCCACTGTGATGTCTGCGGGAAGGATTTCAGAGAGCCTTTCCACCTCACCAAACATCAGACCGTGCATTCAGGTGAGAAGAACTTCAAATGCTCCCTTTGTGGGAAAGAATTTGGCTATGCACAGAGCCTTAAGagacacacaaaactacatctGAAAGGGGATTTTCGGCCAAGAAAGAGTAACACTAAGAGCAATTCCGCTCAAAACCATGGAGGAGTTATCAGCCAGCATGGAGATCAAAAAAACTCGGGCTCATATTACTCGTATCCACAGGATAACTCACAAGGATCCAACGCCGCCACAGGCAACCAGGCCCCTGCTCGGCTCTACACCTGCGAAATCTGCTGGAAGTCCTTCCGCCATCACTTCCATCTGACGGCCCATCATCAAACGGTCCACGAAAATGGGGGGGAAAAGCTCTTttgctgtgaggtgtgtgggaAAGCCTTCGCATACTCCAACAGCCTGACCCGACACAGGTTGTCACAGCACGGTTTGTCCCAGCCCCCAACAAACCAGTCCTCTGGTGCAGGAGGAAGTGCATCTGGGGGCGCCGGATCATCAGTGTCCGAGAGCGAAGCAGCCACTAATGCCCTCCTCCACCTGTCCTCAGACAGTGGGCCTCATGGGGGCCAGCCATCCCACTccacccactcccacacacatcccctccccCAGCCAGCTGGCTACTCCCCCCTGTTCTATGTCCCCGAGTCAGGGCCTCATACCTCCGGCTCCAGTGCGTCTTCTCAGCACCACTACTCCCCCAGCGGCCACCACTCCACCCACCAGCAACCACTGGGGTTAAAAGCGGAGCATGTTTATCCAGGGAGCTCCTCCAACATCTTGAGCCCCGCGCCTCCGCTCATCCCAATCTCCTCTgctcagcaacagcagcagcagcagcagcaccaccaccatcaccaccaccaccagcaacaGCAGCCCTTTCAGTTGCCCCCCCTCCAGTCTCAGCAGCGCCCACCTCAGCACCAGGGGGAAGCCACgcaccccaaaaaaaaaaaaaaaaagaagtttagTCTGAACAGCAGGGGGTCACTGATGGGCTATATGAACCATGAAAACTCCAAAAAATACAGACTGATGCGAAGAAAAAAGCGCAGACTTCAGAGACAGctgaaaaggaaaaaatggATCCTGGCTCAGATTCTCCGGTCCAGAGGCGGGACTGGGAGCGGAGGAACGTGGCGCGTGGGCCGGTTAAAGTTCAGAGGTCTGAGGTCATTGGAGATCCACCTGAAGCGCTTCCCATGTCCCCTCTGCCCCAGCACCACCTTCTCCCGCCATGCTTCCCTGCTCATCCACCATGCGACACGCCACCCCCCCAGGACCACTGGCCAAAAGGCGCGACTCAACTGCCCCGTCTGTGGGAAACGCTCGCGCCGGCTCCTGAGCGCACTCCGTCACCGGGCCTTCCATCTCAACCAGGGCTGCTTCTCTTGCCCACGCTGCCCCTCACGCTTCTGGAACGCCGCCCTGCTGGAGAGGCATAGGGTTGCCTGCCGGCGGGTGGGTGCTGCTGCCACTGGGAACTGGGGCCTGAAAATACAGATGTCTCCCAAAGGGACAGTTGGTGAGGCCCAGAGCGAGAGATCAACTGTGGTGACTGAGTACAGGcactaa